The DNA sequence CCGTGTTAGTCGTTTTATAAATCTGATGCAGGATAACAGGGATGCATGGTAAAAAGTGGGACAGATATGGGTTCAAATGTGTtgcacaataaaaaagaaaactgtcctAATTCCCATTTGAGACCCAGTTGAGATAGGAGGAAGGTGATACTGGTGTTGTCGATGAGTTGCATTTAGTCCCATTCAAAAAGTCACTGTGAGCCACTCTCGTTTCAAAATGAAAGATTATTGAAAGTTTAATGACAACAACGACCTCTCATTAGGTAGCATCAACATTGTCCAATGAGCTAACAGAGCATTAGTGCCTAAAGCATGATGAACACATAGTAACTAATCAATCAGCACAGTTTGTTCTGTAACAGAAGCTCTGAGGTCATTATATTGCTTGTATGAAAGACATCACCTAAAGTTAACAGCAGGATTTCACACAAGCAGGTCAGGGTGACCGTTCCACAAAAACATAACCAGCATTGTCAGTTGTTCTCAAAAATCACATCACTGAGAAGCAGTCTGTAGAAGAGTGAGTGCAGAAATGAATCAGCATCACTGATCGAAAGAAATACATGAGAAAATCAAAACTAGGAATACTCAAAGGTATTGGATATTATCTCTACAATATGACATGAACAAAGCCctattttgtttagtttcagAGGAAGACTTTAACCAACTAATGaatcatcttctacactgcagatgggaggccttaagaaaaaacacaacagagcTAATTACCCTACTTCGCCTGATGCAACACTGAAAAATGTTCTGAGATTTCTAATACACTCAAAAGGGCAAAATCCTAATGCACACAAAAGTAAACAcagaacagcttatttaaataaaacactcaAACAGAAAATTAATCTTTCCACATCCCCCAGTAGCCACAGTTTAAATTAGTTTGTACATGCAAATAGAAAGACACCCAATCAGCACTCAGAGCTGTAATAAAGGCAGAAAATCTATTCTGCAAACTTTATTTGTGTTTACTAAAATAAAGTGCCAACTGCAGCTGCTCATATTTCTAACATGTATAAACTTCAGATCAGGCAGCCCAAGTGCATACATTGATTTGGTCCCAGCTTCTGAGCCCTGATTTTATTCTTCAAACCTACCACTATCCCCTATCATTTATACTGAGCAgtttaaatgcttaaaatatttaagtcagGTTTGAATGCTTATCAAAAAATGGCACCAGATATCAGCATATGCCTCGTTTTAGGGTATGAAAGCCTGATATTCAAATACTCAGTTATTACTTGATATGCAAATGCATAACAGGATTAAAGTTGAGTTTTATTTGCATCCAAAAAGCAACAGGATGCATTTATTTCCCTGCTCTGGTGGGTTTATTTAAGAATGAGCTTTCaagttttgaaaaatatatgACTTCTACTGTTATGTTTATGGTATGAAAAGTCAGTTGGATCTGTTTTTTAAGACAAATTCTTAAAAAATAGCTTGATAAGGATTTAATCCTTTTTGTTCTTCAAAGGTACTGGTATGCATTTATCAAATTCACATTGCTTTCCTCTCTCCCTACCTGGTCTGACTGGTCTTATAGTAGTACGGTATAATCATGTCAGTGTGTGCCTCATCGTTGaggaaagaaataataataatcagacTTCAAGATTCTGAAAGGATAAGACCTGACCAAGTGGCTAAAAAGTACCTTCATAAAATGTACACATCAGTACActgaaaacatatttcagtcaaaaAAACTGGGAAGACAGGAGATATAAATAAACTATGCTGCGACAGATCCACAGGTATCAGCTGTTGCACACATGACAGAGGGAGGATGGACTGTAACAAAATGACAATCAACCTTAGCAGCATCGTAGCAGTGCAGTCAGGATGGTGAAAGCTGTGCAAAATGGCATCTGGAGGACTCAGAGAGCTTTTAATGGTGGGACTGTGAggaagaggatgaggaggaaggCTAAGTGGGCAACAGGCTGTGTGTGCGTGAGGGTCGCTGGGGTCGCTGCTCCAGGCTGGCGGTACTAGAATCAGACGAATCCACTCCTGGGCTGCCTTCAGTGACCTCCGTGTCCAGCTGGGCAGGACACTCGAAGTGGACACAGTGGAAAACCTGCAGAGATTTACATGAAAGTAAAAATCCACACCAAACGTACTGAGATTTAGTTCTGCTTTAACTGTGCCGGCACCAGAGAGCCCGTCTCGTACAAGATATTTGACTGATGAAGGGAGGATCACTAAAGAACAGACAGACATTCTTTGAAATGTTGTAGAAAGCAGATAATCGGAGTCAGCTTGATAGTTACCTCATTAGCAGTATTGTGGGTCCCGACAACACGGACGAAGGAAGCAGGCTGATTGTCAAACTTCAAAGTCTGCCATGATCTGAACCAGATgttgaaacaaataaatcatttaaacttTCTTCCATCAGGCCTGAGTCACAGTTTATAGACAACAGgtcacaaatattttcttttcattacgTATGCTTCTGTTGCCAGGCAAGAACTACCAGGCTGATCCAGTTCACCAGAGCTAAGATGCAAAGGTTTTACCTCAGAATTGACACTTTTTTCCCAACCAGGAAGATCAACTCAGAAGTACCGTTCACTGCCGCTCAACATATCCAAGTAATATTCTCAAAGACTGGACTTTAGTTGAACAGTTTAGCTCATTGAGAGAAGTGGAACCAAAAGGTGTTCACAACCTGACAGCCCAGACGCTTGCACTACAGCAACTTTTTTATTTCCTATTAAAGCTTGCAGCAGTTTTGCCTTATAGGAACTCATGACTGGACCTCTAAAGGTTGCAGGTTAACGTAGTTGGCAATCAAGTAGTCCACAATGGAGCACTATACTGTGGAGGCGCCCTCTACTGGAGGCACTGTAGAGATGTTATCCCAATGGACCCTTGCACCTTTCAAACGTGGTTTAAAGTTTAGTTTACAGTTTAGAAGTAGCATCCACCTGGGGCCTACAGTATGTATAAGATGTATGTCAGCATGTGCCCTCCATTTAGACGAGCTCTGTGTAGTCTCACCTCAATCAGGTCATTTGATTAGTGGGTCTACTTCCAGGGTGATGAAGCTAATTTTCTCCATGTTTAAAGCTGTTCTGTTAATGGAGTTTTAGTTGGTATACAGTAAGAAAACTGGCAAAAATGAAGCCTAGGTTGAATGTTATTGAATGCCAAATGTTGATGTTCCAGGTTATATGCTGCTTTGCTTAAAACACCCAGATAACCAAACATAAGTATgattaaaaggaaagaaaatgctGCTTTCTGTGGGCGGGACAGTCTCAGAGTTAAATATGAATGGCCTACGCCAGCAGGTGTATCTTTTAAGTTGGTCAGGAAAGGACCTGGATCTTCTAAAACCTATCACTTTAATCCTAAATGAAGAAGCGGATGCTTCCTTTTTAGAGGACATGTCAGCCATTGAATAGGAAAGAGTGGGATAGTCTTCTATCACAATAATATGCTAGACAAGAGAGACCCAAGGGACAGCACATAGTGAACATTCAAAAAgcctttttaaaaggttttcgtAGAAAGATCTTTACGTTCATAAAATTTGTGATTCAAGGTGACACAAATCAAATGCTCCACTGAAAGGACTGAGCATTCTTCTCCACTGATTTAACTTTGATATCAAAtcattttatcaaaaaagttaaaaagaataATTTGAGATACAAAACACCTCCATTTTAGAAGAAAACCGCAGCCATTCTCACAAACTCTcgctttgtttatgtttttgggaTTTAACATGTTATTAAAAGCGCAAATGAATGACAGCCTTAGATAAATCTGATTCATGTTACGGTTTAGCAGAAGTACTAATAATAGGAATGAGAAGTTCCTCACCGACATGCAACTCTGGTGCGGTCCACCACCTTTGTCCACTGCTGCTGATTGGTGGAAACTTCAACATAGTAACTGTAGGAGCGCTCGTCACAGTCCCAGAGAAGCAGCCTGGAGCAGAACAAGGCATGAACACCCAAACATTGTGGACAGCAATCACTACAATTCAGCTTTAGTTGAATGTATACAATTAAAGTTGAGGTCAAAGACTGAGGCTGCTATGCAGACATTGTATAGGAAAGCTCCATTTTAACATCACTAGCTCCTGAGCTTCCACCACCGACATGGGCACATATGAGATTACTCAAAAACTAAAATGAGACTGGACCTCATTCCTTTTCCATTTACgtctactgctgctaaaataataacAGATGTTAAACTGTGGGGACAGTACagtaaaaatgtgtgtttttaaaaaccagAACTGTTTAACACGCTGGTGTAAACTGACACAGAAACCGACCCATACCCAGTTAGGACAGAACTGACCTGAAGGATCCGATGGAGTACGGCTGAGCGAGTTGGATGACTATGGCTCCCGAGCCCAGCTGATGACATGTATATCCCGAGTCCCAGTCATAGTTATGAGTGTCACCGTTAAGCAAAGCATTTCTGCTTCGGCTCACCCCCTCTACCACACTGGCACAGGCTGCTATCGTGGCCACATTTTCACTGGGAACTGTGGGACATTAGGAGCAGGTTACAGGCAGGTTTGGTTCTGTCTCACAGAGGAATGTTAACGTCCTAAATAATACATAAGAGCAACAGGTTTTACCCACAAACTTACCCACAAGGCCATTCTCCAGTGTAAACGAACGGTTGGTGAACATGCATTCAAAAGCCACGAGGTGAAAAACCTTGTTGACCGTGTTGTGTGTTCCAACAATGCGAACATATCTGACACATGAGAAAAAACATCAGGTCAAAACACCATCAGATATCTGAggacaggaaaataaaagaataactcAAATTTAACAATCAGTAACTGAATAAATCTGTACAACCGGACATCTTGGTACATTTTCCATGATGCCAAGGAGGATGTGTagcatttatttacttttatccCCTTAAAGTAGACTTGAAACACTTACTTTGAGTGAGATAAACAACTTTCagcttaataaaaaataatcataGGTGGAATATTACAGAAGATTAAAAATCCTAAATGCTAAAATATTCTCGTTTTATTTAGTGTTTTGTTTCAGGTAAAGAGAACATCTACTTCATTTAGTTTCAACTGAGAAACTAGAGCCATCTAAAACTAAAATGAGATCATctgcatgttttttaaaagcagaaatatgaaCATAGACACAAAatcttgtgatttatttttgacCGATTCAAAAGTCcagatgtttttacaaatttctGGCAACTCTTCATCTCTTTTCAAACAAAAGGAGAGGAAAATCTGGACTTCCAAATGTTACAATATAGTCACTGGAAAAAGAAAGCACAccccattttaaaaatatggggtgtacttagtttaaaagaaaaactgttcatAGTTTGGTTTCAGTCTTGTTTAGTAAGTAATGAGATGATGAAGTGTCTGGTGTTTGGTTTTCTATACCCACTGGTGGATGATTATGGAACCTGGTACAGACCAGGTCAtctatacaaaaaaacatgtaaagcaGTTTAAAATCTAACCATTACCcgccccccacacacacacacacacacacacactagatCTGCACATGAAAACATAAACTCACTTCTACATACTGCTGTTGTGTAATTATACATCATCAGACCAAAGGCAGTCATGGTTCTCTgcagttaataataataataataataataataataatagtattaCCCCTGCAGCCAACTGTTTGTGGCACCATGCATATAAAGGCTGTGAAGAAGTAATCTAATCACATTAGTTTGCATCCATTACAACTGAAACTAGTTCCTGGTAACATTAGAAACAACCtcaaacacagaagaagacGCAGCTGTTCGGTTCCCTCAGAGGCTCTAAAAGATTCTAAAATAACTGATCAAcagattaaataaaaccaaGTAACTAAAGATCAAATTGAAGAAAGTTTGCATTCAATTACAACAACAATTTTAactgttgtgtttatttcactttcATAGTAAGGATTTTAGTTTCTTGTTATTTAAATGCTCTTCTATCGGCAGTGGGACCAAAAGTCCACCTGGAAACAAAATGTATCAACTCTCTGTCCAATGTTTAACCCCAACAACAAGCCCTACTGACAGAGAGCATGATGTGCTTCATAACTGAGCAGATGTAACAGTCCTTTATTTAGATCGCTATAAGGTTTCCCCTAGAAGTCCTGCATAAGGCAACATAATCCCTTCAAAGTCATATCTTTCTCTAGATGTTTATTATCTTACGTGACTATTACATGACAGTGTGCCCCTTAAATCATCTGACAAGATGGGATTAAACAGGGAGCAGGAATGTCTGGAAACATGTACATTGAAAAACTTTACTAGCAGGAACCTGGAAACACACAAACCAACTTTTTATCCTCTCAGGCTGAACAGATCTGAAGAGTATTTCACACAAGAGCTTGTGTATCTGAACCTGGAgaaatattagttttatttaccTGCAAATTCGTGGTGTAAAGTATAGATTCTGCCACGACCTGCACAGGTACTTGGAGTGGTCAATAACGCGCACCCAGTCCAGCTCATCCATGGACACCTCGATGTAGTAGGAGTAGGAcctgaaacattttccacagATTAGATTAAATCATGTGGGTAAATGCCTTTAAAGCAAGTATATAATCAGTAAAATCAGTCACCTCCTTCAACAGTAAATCACATTCAAACAACGTAGCAgaagttcaaaataaatgacatcaTGTAACGTTTTACAAGCAATGATTAGCTGCCAGTGTTTCACTGTTTATGTCTTAGCAGGACGAGGAGAGCTTGTCTCACCGGCTGTCTCTGTCCCATAGCAGCAGCCGGATGTGGTTGATGATGGACGGCTGGCCCAGTTTGACCTGGAGCCCCGACCGACCGTCCTCTTCGATGGGATGTCTGGAGAAACCGTGGTCCAGGTCATAGTTCTGGGTGTCTCCATCCAGCAGTGACGACTTCAGCTCTCCTTTTACAACCTGAGCTCCGTGTTTCATGGTGGCGATGTTCTCCtctgggactgagatcagaCAGAAGGAGATAAAGCCATGCAATCATATACAAAATCGCCCACTATAATAAAGGAAGTTAACCACAACTTTCACATCTGTTTAACTGCGCCTTGTATTACCACTGAAGCCATTATAGAGGTAAGGAGACAGCAGCCCTTACTGAGCATTCCCCGGTAGTTCAAGTCCATGTTGCGGCTCTCTGAGCGGCTCTTTATGGCGTCCAGCAGGTTGTCGGGGCTCACAAGGCCAGACGGTCGCACCACGTTCAGCATCTCCGTCAGAGTCATGAGCGGCAGTCGCACCGCTGACATCACTTCCTGTGTGTCAGCACCGTCCTCATGCTGCTGGCACCATCGACACAAAGCCTGGAAGATCTCCTTCTCACTGGCAGCAAATGAGTCCCGTCTGACCACAGTCAGCAGAGCCGTCTAGAGgaacacatttaaaacacatcAGGGATAGAAATTtacagatgaaagaaaatgagaCCGATGTAGATCATACTTTTAATATGACCTCAAACCGTTTAATGCAGTGGTTTTT is a window from the Girardinichthys multiradiatus isolate DD_20200921_A chromosome 15, DD_fGirMul_XY1, whole genome shotgun sequence genome containing:
- the btbd9 gene encoding BTB/POZ domain-containing protein 9, which gives rise to MSNSHPLRPLASVSEIDHIHLLSEQLGVLVLGEEYSDVTFIVEGKRFPAHRVILAARCHYFRALLYGGMKESQPQAEVRLEETRAEAFSMLLNYLYTGRASLSSAREEVLLDFLGLAHRYGLQPLEDSTCEFLRTILHINNVCLVFDVASLYSLSTLNEACCAYMDRHAPEVLNSDAFLSLSKTALLTVVRRDSFAASEKEIFQALCRWCQQHEDGADTQEVMSAVRLPLMTLTEMLNVVRPSGLVSPDNLLDAIKSRSESRNMDLNYRGMLIPEENIATMKHGAQVVKGELKSSLLDGDTQNYDLDHGFSRHPIEEDGRSGLQVKLGQPSIINHIRLLLWDRDSRSYSYYIEVSMDELDWVRVIDHSKYLCRSWQNLYFTPRICRYVRIVGTHNTVNKVFHLVAFECMFTNRSFTLENGLVVPSENVATIAACASVVEGVSRSRNALLNGDTHNYDWDSGYTCHQLGSGAIVIQLAQPYSIGSFRLLLWDCDERSYSYYVEVSTNQQQWTKVVDRTRVACRSWQTLKFDNQPASFVRVVGTHNTANEVFHCVHFECPAQLDTEVTEGSPGVDSSDSSTASLEQRPQRPSRTHSLLPT